The following proteins come from a genomic window of Megalobrama amblycephala isolate DHTTF-2021 linkage group LG1, ASM1881202v1, whole genome shotgun sequence:
- the cbx4 gene encoding E3 SUMO-protein ligase CBX4 — protein sequence MDLPAVGEHVFAVEGIEKKRLRKGRIEYLVKWRGWSAKYNTWEPEENILDPRLLVAFQNRERQEQMVGYRKRGPKPKHPLVQLPAFARRSSILGGLQDTSLDEENQPKVDSLQIHRSRPQHYQLNSKKHHQYQPSCKEISVEQHMSGKKKHFYQLNSKKHHHYQPDPKMYDTPLTGPKEVKGQDPSNKGWNLPPALQQKWIRNKDTGCLSKVKDLSIELKGLPDNANKAERALRTSAKEFALPNAISSKMKIIKNKNKNGRIVIVMSKYMDKGVHSSKVKNRDVSEVEMQHNEESTLINTDNLSDGETADQGKGSENGSIENNKNLSSTSECVHEKSLENIELPKDTPTETEQKLMDICDQPNSSPMAAKKAALSHTDTRTNPLKRNLSEPSEDVRNCKQFFSYRSISAPNTMLSSPQREPINLHYRGSHAARAYSYDFSDTIPEEPIDLSCGPTKTLKQFPTGEKVSGSSVQEEKTDSHLKPFVGNVIITDITTNCLTVTFKEYVQGE from the exons ATGGATCTACCTGCCGTCGGGGAGCATGTCTTCGCGGTGGAGGGCATCGAAAAGAAGCGCTTACGGAAG GGCAGAATCGAGTATCTGGTGAAGTGGCGAGGATGGTCAGCCAA ATATAACACATGGGAACCCGAGGAAAACATTCTTGATCCGCGCCTTCTTGTCGCTTTCCAAAACAG AGAAAGGCAGGAGCAAATGGTGGGATATCGAAAAAGAGGGCCTAAACCCAAACACCCCCTGGTCCAG CTTCCTGCGTTTGCTCGTAGATCAAGCATCCTGGGTGGTCTTCAGGACACATCACTGGATGAGGAGAACCAACCCAAAGTGGATTCCCTCCAGATCCACCGCTCACGGCCACAGCATTACCAGCTGAACAGTAAAAAACACCATCAGTACCAGCCCAGCTGCAAGGAGATATCCGTTGAACAACATATGAGCGGGAAAAAGAAACACTTTTACCAGCTGAACAGCAAGAAACATCATCACTACCAGCCAGACCCTAAGATGTATGACACGCCACTCACGGGACCCAAAGAGGTCAAGGGTCAAGACCCTTCCAACAAAGGTTGGAACCTCCCTCCAGCCTTGCAACAGAAGTGGATTCGGAACAAAGACACTGGCTGCCTGAGTAAAGTGAAAGATCTGTCTATCGAGCTCAAGGGTCTGCCGGATAACGCTAACAAAGCAGAGCGGGCACTCAGAACGAGCGCCAAAGAGTTTGCGCTCCCTAACGCCATCAGCAGCAAGATGAAAATAatcaagaacaaaaacaaaaacggCCGAATTGTGATTGTAATGAGCAAATACATGGACAAAGGTGTGCATTCATCCAAAGTAAAAAACAGGGATGTTTCTGAAGTGGAAATGCAACACAATGAGGAATCTACACTGATTAATACGGACAATCTGTCTGATGGTGAAACGGCAGACCAAGGAAAAGGCAGTGAGAATGGTTCTATTGAGAACAATAAGAATCTTTCTTCTACTAGTGAATGTGTTCATGAAAAGTCCCTCGAAAATATTGAACTTCCAAAAGATACGCCTACAGAGACTGAACAAAAACTGATGGATATATGCGACCAACCAAACTCTTCACCCATGGCAGCAAAGAAAGCTGCCCTATCCCACACTGACACCAGAACCAATCCCCTTAAGAGGAACCTGTCAGAACCCAGTGAGGATGTGAGAAACTGTAAGCAGTTCTTCAGCTACAGGAGCATCAGTGCACCAAACACCATGCTTTCTTCCCCTCAGAGAGAACCTATAAACCTGCATTACAGAGGCAGTCACGCCGCCAGAGCGTATAGTTATGACTTTAGCGACACCATTCCCGAAGAGCCTATTGATTTAAGCTGTGGTCCAACCAAAACTCTAAAACAGTTTCCTACAGGGGAGAAGGTTTCAGGAAGCTCAGTGCAAGAGGAGAAAACGGACAGCCATTTGAAACCGTTTGTGGGTAACGTTATCATCACAGATATCACTACGAACTGCTTAACTGTGACCTTTAAGGAATACGTTCAAGGAGAATGA